Sequence from the Parus major isolate Abel chromosome 1, Parus_major1.1, whole genome shotgun sequence genome:
CCAGTCAGCGAGGTGTTTTGCGGAGCAGTCACCGGCCAGCAGCTTGTCAGCTCCAGCGCCTGTGAATTCCTGTGGCAAGTGTAAAAAAACACTTAACACGTtgttctattttaaaagctggggtttttttatgacGGCCGTCTGTCTGACGGGGCACCCCTCCTCTCCGCCACTGCGTGCGGGGGATGCGTGTCCCCTACACCCTCGAGCCCCGTGTCCAACACCCCCgagctcctgctgggaagcTGGAGACGAGACCCAGGGGTCGATTGGAAGGGACAGCGATGGGACAGGAGGGCGCTCCCGGGGAGCTCCGCCGGCTGCCGGGCAGCTCAAGGGGCTCATTGTGGCCGGGACTGGGCGGTGCTGCCCGCCCCacgggccggggccggggctgggagcggggcgggccggggcggTGCAGGCCCGCGGGGCCGCGGCCGAGCCGGGGCAGGTCTCGCTGCCGCGGCAGCCATGGCAGAGGGCTCCGAGAAGGTGCCCATCGCCCGAGTGGGGCCCGACGATgtggagctgtgcctgcccccCGTGAGTGCTGCCGGCAGGCACCGGGCGGGACGCGCTGGGATCGGGACAAGGCGTGTGGGCGTGAGCTGGGATGGAACGGGACCGAGCGGGTCGGGACGGGGCGGGACGGGACCAAGGGCGTCAGGTTGGTTTGGGACGGTAGGGAACGGGTGGGGTCGGGACAGGTCGCGATGTACCGGGACGGGACGGGTCGGGACCAAACGGGACGGGACGGGTCAGGTCGGATCGGGTCCGGCGGGACCCGGGGCTCCCTGCCCGCTCCCACCCGCGCTCTCCGCAGGCGTACGCGGCGGCCGCgccccccgggccgggccggctGCTGAAGGCCGGGGCCGCGGTGCTGATCGCCGgagccctcctgctgctggccgGGGCCATCGGCGCCTTCTACTTCTGGAAAGCCACGGAGCGGCAGGTGAGCGGCCGGGCCCACAGCACGTCCGCACCCGGGGCCCGGTGGGCGGGGAGCTCTCGCACGCAGGGAGAGGCACGGGCTGGGAGCGCTTCTTGCGAGATCTATAAAGAGGTCTTTAAGCAGAcctgtagggtttttttccatgctttcaaaaatcccaaacatcCAAAAACCCGCATCCATAATCACTGTCTTTGGTGGCTGTGTGGATGAAGCTTCCTGGAAGCACATTTACACGAAACACATCTTTGAGAGCACAGACTCTACATTGAGTTCTGCCCACAAATCCTCAGTGAACTCAAACCTCAACAAGTCCCCAGGGATTTACATCCTGGGCAAACTCCAGCTCTCAGGACAAAAAAAGCATTGAAATATGTAAATTCTTTTCTCACAACATCTGCATTCTCGGTCCAGATTCTACCTGGGCCCTCAAGTATGTAATGCTATAATTAACCCATTAACAGGCACCGTTAGTTCTGGTGCTTTGTATGACTGTGCACACGCTTAGGTTTGCAGCTGTGGAGCagtttttatagttttattatttacagTTTCTGGGGTACACGAGAAATACTTTATGCAAAGAGTGAAACTGAGAAGATGGTGATCAGTTAGAGACCCAAACTTCAGAACATTAGAACATGCCTACAGattaacttttctttcagtttacacagaatttgtgtttaaaacatatttgaaacaTGATGGTACACACATATGAATGTAACTTTCTCCAAATTAGTACCTTTGAATTTACTTTGGAAGAAGTTTTGTGCTGCCTCCAGTCACACACCAGCCCTCATCAAGGAGAGCCTTGTGTGAattccagcagccagagcaaAGGTGGCCCTGTGAGATACACCCCTACACATAGGGATAATTCAGATCATTAGAAAGAAAAGTACAAGGTTTTACAGCAAAAAGACATGACACACTGGTGACCTCCAAGATGTGCTGCAAGAACCATGTGCTTCTCTAGGCTTTTGAAAAGGGAGAGGGATGCATATAGGCAGGGGACAGTGCTTTCAGCTCTGAGCAGGTGGGTGCATTTGTGGAGTACAGGACAGTGCTTCCCTTTGTTAATGCTCCTGTCATCTAAATTCAGCCATACAAAAAATGTCACATTCACAGCTTTCATTAAGCTTCAAAGTTGAGCTGTAGGTGAAGACACTGGGAAAGCTGAGAGTTATTTTTCCAAGCTGCCTTCAAACTCAGAAAGCTGTATGTGACTTGCGAACATTTAGGAAGCAAGTGCAAAAATTATATCCAGAaccattcattaaaaaaaacaaggcaatttaaaaatttttgggtttattttgtatctttaaaTTCTTCCCTAACTGACAGGGGTATCAAAGTCTCAACTCTAGCTCAACCCCTATCAGGGGGAGACCAGATACACTGGTCTAGTTTTATGGACCACCTTCAACAGGAGTCCTAGAAAGCAGAAATATAGGAGTGGCTGTGTATAACTGAAGAACCATAAATCTTTAGCACCTTAGACTTCCCTGAGTGAAGgtgagagaagaagaaatttgtCTCTAGCTGTCAGTGtaagtttttcattaaaatgctgtAAAGGCTTTAAGACCCAAAATAAACTGCTTGTGCAGCACTTTTAGCAGAGCTGCACAAGAGAATCACAAAACCCCTCCACAGATTGTGGTCTTCCAGCAAATACAAACCACGCTGTAGCTCTTCTCATTGAAAATAGGATAAGGGCAAATACGCTGACAAGGAAAATACGAGACTATACAACTTCACATCCAATTTAAACAAAGTTCACATCCATTACAAGCTGGGAAGTATGTTTGTATTTGAGAGGAACCTGTTTTCCTGTGCCTCAGCAGAACATCATAAGAGATAAATAGGGGTTGGCCTCCTTCAGCGTAGGACATTCACATCCGGTGTCCTTTGGGAATCATGCCAGCATAACAAATAATTCCTAAAATGTCCTAGAAGAAGGTTTTTAGGTTAGAGTGAACGTGGGTGTGGACTCACCCCATATTGTAAAACTATAGGCACTCCATTGAAGGGGGATCTCGGGTCTTTAGTCGTACCTGATGCTCAGAACAGGGACAGCTGTGGGGTCAGAGATGGTTGCCCAGGACTTTACCCAGTCAGGCTTTGAAaacttccaaggatggagacaaCAACCACTCAGAGCTGACTGCCCCACCGCCAGCCTGCCCCACTGCCAGCCTGCCCCAACACTGATGTAGCACAGTGTTGGTTGTTGGAGGGTTATCAAAGGCCTACAGAAGCAAAATCTAGAAGCTAAATAGGGATATGAGAGTCAGATTGACCCATTGCCTGGTGTAGGAGGAGGGCAATAAGTAATTACTGGCATGTGCTACCGCTCTTTTATTGATTGCAGGTGTACAATGTTCACTATACTATGAGCATTAATGGAAAAGTACAAGATGGATCAATGGAAATAGATGCTGGAAACAACTTAGAGACATTCAAAACAGGAAGTGGGAGTGAAGAGGCTGTTGAAGTCCATGATTTTCAGATCGTAAGTAGTGCCACTCTTGTCCTTCATGTAACACACTCCAGTGCTGGACTCTTAAGGACACCTTGCTCTGCCCTGACTTCTCTGCCCAAGTCGATTTCAGTTTCCAGCCTCCAACCATCCACACAAACATTTTTGCTCTCCTGGCTTGCTTTCACAGGGAGGCAGGCAGTTtcctccaaaacaaaaatcttagTGCTTTTTGGAGATCAGCCATGCCAGGTACCACTCCAGGAAGTGGTGTGGCTGCATCAGGTTTGGCTCCATGTAAATACTTTGCATTTTCAAACCACCGAGCAGAAGCGTGACATGTGACCTTGGGGTCTTACTAGAAAAACATTCTGTCAGGCTGTGACACAACCCTCTCACGATTTCATGTGGTTTGAACTGGCAAAAACACCTCCCCCAAACATCCCTGTTTGAGGAGCATAAGGTCAACACAGTAAGCCAAGGAGACACCAAGGAGAGAGCACTCTACAATGCTGGACTTGCAGAGCTTCATTTGCCCTGAGGTCAAGGATGGGAGCTGCTCTCCACAGCTTGGCCTGGGTTCATCCCCATGGCAGAGGATGGAGGCATTCAGCACAGTTTATGCATCCGTGTACCAAATGCCAGGTGCTGGGCCACTTGGGCTGACAGCAAACACTCTTGGACATCCCAGAAACTTgtggctgctcagcacagagcatgGACTAAAGATGCCAAACcgcagcagagctcagcagctcagatAGAGTGGGTCTCTGAGCTGCCCTGAGCTACTAAGGCACATCTATATGATGCTGCAGAAACTCATTTACAGGGCACAGACACTGCAGTTAAATGTTCTCAGGTGCAAAACACTCAACTTCAGAGTTAAGACCTCTGTAAGTCAAAGCAGCACCTAAAATAAAGATGCTGCTGCTAGGAAGCATCTCTGCTTCTGGAGCAGCCACCTTTCCCTTGCTGGATGTAGAAAGGCAAGGAAATCCAGCCTCTTGACTTTTCAACAAGAACGAATCTGTGCCAGAAGATGCTGAACCCCAACTTTCCCCAACAGCTGTGGTTCTGCCTTTATGCAATTCTCATTAGCATTGCCATAGCAACATTATTAGCAGCTGAGTAAGAGCATCCACAGCGAGTTCTTCTCACTTGCATTTGCCATTTCACAtctgcacaaaagcagcagtCCACTGGAAAGATGCTGAACTCATTTTGCCTCCACGTGTGTTGCTGGTGAGATACTGCTGGTCACAACCAGGTGACAAATCAGTTCCTAACACCAACCAGCTAAAGGGACCTCCCAGGGATGGTGCCTGCTTGTAATTACAGATGGCCAGGGGTAACCTCAGCAAAGGAATGATGCCACATGGGTTTTCAGCTAAGAATGCACACAAAGGAGGAAGCAACTGAAGAGATGTGCTTCCAACAGACTGGTTATTTACATTAGCAGTATTGGATTGACTTGCACTGCTGGAATGACTGCATGATCAGAGAAGGCTTGAATTTGGCAATATTAGGGTATTCCTTGCACATTTGATACACCACAAAGCCTTATGTCCTAATGCACCCATCCTTGCACAGCCATCCCCCCTCTCACTGCTTTTTGTAgtcattttgttttgaagggGGTGTGTCTGGCTACACAGGACCTGCAGACACACAGGACATGTCTCAAGTGCCCCAGTACCATCCATCTCATGTTGCACTAGATCACAatgtgctgagttggaagggacccacaaggatcatcgagtccagctcctggcacagcaccatccccaagtgtcacaccctgtgcctgagagcattgaCCAAACACTTATCAgtctctgtcaggctggtgctgtgaccacttccctggggagcctgttccagtgcccaaccaccctctgggtgaagaacattttcctgatatccaacccaAATCTCTCCTGATACAGCTTCAGGCCATGCCTtcgggtcctgtcactgtcaccacagagcacaGATCAGTCCCTGCCGCTCCTgttcccctcatgaggaagctgtaactgcaatgaggtctcccctcagtctcctccaggttAAACTGACCAAGtgacttcagctgctcctcacacggcttcccctcaaggcccttcaccatccttgttGCCCGCTTTGGAGACTCCCtaacattttaatatctttcttaCACTGTGGCatccaaaactgcacacaaagGCATCCATGATTCCCCTTCAAGGCAGATGAGAGGGGTCATGCTGACACCCACACCCGTTTCTCCTGGCAGCTAGAGGCCAGGCAGAAAACCAGCACAATTTAAAAGGGCACTAGGTAATTATATTTTGGTGGTTGACTGGAGCTTGTGCGACCacatgaaaaacacagaagtttTGCCATTTATAACCAGGTATCTAAATCTATAGTATAGAAGAGAGCTCTTTCATGGATACCCAAAAACCTACAGTAGAAAGGTAGAAACTACAGACGTAGCAAAATGTTGATGCCcgaggtcctggcacagggctgggaagtACGTCCCAGGACTTACAGGAGACTTGCCCCTTCTCTTGCTTAAAACTATACATCTATGGCTTATGCAATTGCATTTCACCCTAGTAGGCCAGACAAAGTCCCACACACAGATTTCTGCACCAAATTGCTCATCACAAACTTCCCTTTGCTGTCAGTCACTTATTTGTACAAACTGAACCAAGCTGCCCCCACATTCTTGTAAAACTGTGTCACAAGGGTGCCACGCCACCAACTAACACAATTTCAAGACTGCCTATGTTAGGTGCTAAATTACAGTTCAAATCATGTCAACTAATTCCTTAACAGAGCTACTCCAAGTAGCCTACAGCCTGCATGGAAGCACTTACATAAAACACCCTACCCCCCCCTCAGAAATCAAGGAAAAACTTCTAGACCAATTCGACCAAAATTGTTAAGCTGAAGTGATGAACAAAGAGTGTTTTATTGCTTCTGGTTTTAAATAAGATTAACCTTCAGACTGAAAATTCAGTGGCAATTTTAGCAGAGCTGAGGCACTGTCTTGGAGgtggtgaggagctggagggcTGTGCACAACCCCCTGCCTTCTGCTTTTACAGGGCATAACTGGGATCCGTTTTGCTGAAGGAGAGAAGTGTTACATCAAAGCTCAGCCAAAAGCTCACATCCCTGAAGTTGATGCTATGGCTAAAGTGAGCCTCTCATCTGAGCTGGTAAGGGGGatagtttgttgttttttttaattaatctttgtATAGACAGAGCCTAAAGAAGGTacttaaaacaaataaaaatggcatttgaaAGCCACTCTGGCTCCTGGTAGGGTTGTTGAACATAGGGTAGGATAGCTGTGGATTCATTGACTGGTTGCAAGGAGTCTCTGAAAGGTAAGTAAAACAAGACTGGTCAGACATTGTCACTGTGTCCAGGGACCTTGTGAAAAGCTGCAGATTAGTGAGTGGGTGAGGAAGCCACAGGAGACCTCCATGACAAGAGCACCTGCCTGAGACCAAGGCTGAAAGGGAAGCCGTAGAAGAAGCAGCTGCTCTAGTCAATGCAAAGAAGGACTCTGGTCGATCCCAGGAGATTTCTATCAATGGTCTTGAGCAGAAGCACAAACTCCATCACTAGTCAGTAAAAGGGAATTGTGGAAAACATGgccaaaattaaaataactcagaagaaataatttatttttaaaaatacaacttttccTTCTTAgcataaaacttaattttacaCGTTAACTAAATTTCATATTTGCATCACAACCAGCATAGAAGCTGCAGATACCACCAAACCTCCTCACATTTGCCCAAAAAGCCAATTGCTTTATGTGCTCAAAGCCTGAGTTTCCCAGAGCTCACACCTCCAAACTCATTGATCACACAGGAGGGGCTCCAGTGACTTGagtccagctgtgcctggatTCTGCTGGGGGTTCAGACACTGCCAGGACAACACAGGAGATCCACAGCCCCTTTCCCTGGGTTTGCTCTGCTTCTGggagaataaaagcagataCAATTAGCTGGGAGAGAGGCGCTGTTAAGGCTTCACCTCCCTACAGTGGTGCTGTGACTACTGAAcatctgctttaaaatgaaagggaaGAAGATCTCTCCTAATAGAATCAGAAGGGCTGACAAATATTACAAAGCCTCCTGAAGCTGGTAGGATTTTCCACATGATGGGAAAGAGAACTTGCACAAATTCCAGAGAGAGAGCTCCATCTTTCCTGCCTTGACTTATTTTGTAGGCTGCTGGCCTTGACTTAATTGGCACTATTGCTTGAATTCAAAGTTtgaattttccatctttttgtaaaaacaaagtCACAGACCTGAAGACATTATCCTAAATAAtcaaaaagttatttataattCTACTTGGTGACAGTAAAACTATTTCCTTGTCCTGTTTTTTGTTCATCTTTTCCAAAGATGCATCACCTGTGACTGTTGCAATGAATCGCACGCACCAAGCAGCTGCCTTAGTGTTACCACTAAGATGTTAACTTTTCCCTGTCACTTGATTTTCCAGGCCAGATGTACTACAGGAATGGCAAagtagcatttatttttctataggCCAAGTCATGTGGAAGTATTTAGGAGATAATATGTAAGTATTTAGGAGAAAGTATTCATGTGCCATTATTTTCCTACAATGTAGGAAATATTATCATAGCAACACTACCTACAAAAATTGTTGAGTAAAATGAGTTTTATAGATACCCAAGTTCTGGCTGCTCACAGGTCAGGAtcatttcaaacagaaacaaaggatatttttatttctgaaaattagaGTTAGATATTTATGATGTTGATAAAAGCTTAAGTGGGAGAATATAAATAAAGAGCAGTAGATAGATTGGATAGCAAACTTAAATGACTTGAGACctacaaaataaatcaataaacaCACCAAAGAAACAACTCCTCAAGGGAATAAATTGATCTAGTCAGTTATATAACAAGACTTGATGACTTTTATGAAAGCAATTTAGAATTTTAACTTTGAAATCATGCTGGTTTTCATGATTCAAAagttagttttcttttaatatttcaccGTTGCTATAAAATACTTAcacattttatgtaaaataatacTTTGAACTAACAACTTTAAAGAATCAATCACTGGCATTTTCCTACACTACTTTGAAGATACGAACCAAAAACCTGCAGGGTACACTTCAAAAAGGCAGGCTCCTTTAACTTGCACTTCAAGCTTTTGGTCAATTGAATTGCTTTTACCAAACAAGACCTTTAATCAGACGGATCACATTGACATAAAACTGGAAGCTGGAGCAGTTCTCAAGCTATAATCCTCTCTAAAACTTTTGAACAAGATTCCACTCCTCACCCCCCCTATACACATTGTAAATACAGTTAGTTATGTATTGGGAGTATGTAAAATGAGAACAGGGCATAAGAAAAGATGAGGGGCTTGGGTTTTGCTGGTATTTCACTGTTGCTTTGCTGAAGGTGGTAGGTCTTTGGTTTCTACTACCTGAAATTCTGGTGCTTTGGGCTGAAAGATCTGACACCCAGTCCTCATGCATGGGGCAGAAACCTTCCAGGAGTGAGATGGGTGAAATCACAGCCCCAGCAAAGCTGACAGTGGCTTTGCCCTTCATTTCAGTGGTGGCAGCCTTTCCCCAGGCTTTGGCTCAGCACAATCCATTCACATTCATGACATGGAAGGATGCTCAGTATTAGTTGCAGCGGATAATTATACAGTTTGGTGCTCAAGAATTAACAGCAAGCAGGCACATGACTGCTCACTGAGCAGCAAAGGATTTATGCTCTTCTATTTGCAGGAAGATGAAATCATGCCTGTGAGATTTGACAAAAACTCCCTTATCTGGGTGGCTGCAGATGAGCCTATCAAGCATAACAGCTTCCTAAGCCCCAAAATTTTAGAGCTTTGCAGGGATCTTCCAATTTTCTGGCTGCGACCAACATATCCTAAAGgtaacatttcttttatttgaaaagtatGTTATCCCTCCCTTCATCTTAACGCCTTCCCTCCATCAGGTTTGCTACTGAAACTAGCACATCTGGGAAACCAGACTCCTTTCCTCCTGTGCCCACGCCTTCCTGGGCTTTTGCCAAGATTGTGGGTTTGGAGTTTATCCCCTAGATGGATTCCATCCTTCTATTTACTCAATTTGCATAGACTGAGTGGGTGACTTGCTAGGAGATGAAACATTTCCAGAGAGGTCAGCCTCCTTTTAGGGAGGGACAAGACAACAGCTTAAACTAGCCCCCCAGTGTGTAGGCAGCTGACACCAGGTCTAAGAACCCTGGCCACGAACCAGGGACCATAGCCTGTCCTGTTTTCTACCCTGCTTCCCCAGAAGAACTCAGCAAAGTGGAAGGAAGATGCTTTAAGCCAGCCAGCTGGTTTATGGGCGCTGGGGCAATCGCAGCTCTGAACTTGGAGCCCATAGGCAAGCTTAGCAAAGGTGTTCAGGAGTCACCAGGAAGCTGGCAACTCCACCAGGTAACTTCCAAGGAGGAGAGAAgactcaaaaatatttattcctccTTGGTCCAGTTAATATTAGAGCACTTGGGTGGGATAAcgtgtgaaaaaaaaaattaccacatTTTAGAGCACCTGTGGATCCAAGTTAccaatattttccttcatgatCTTCCATGTCCCACTGGGCAACAAAATAGCAGTATCAAAGCTATCCAGAACCAAATGTTCTTGAGAGCAGGGAACCATCCCAccataaaagcatttttaaaaagagatgtgTACAGCTGGTCTTGCTAGTGCTGGAAACTGTTGCTGGGTTAGTATCAgtgtcaaaaaaaacccaacaaatctCCTCACATGCATTTTGCTTcaaggagaggagggaggggggaaaagcaATCACACTGCTTTGGACTGGCATTGGCTGCAGACACAATGTATGAAACTCCCATGGCAATGCACATCAAGTTTGCCAAAGCAGTTTTGGCTTTCTCTCTGCCCTCCATCCTCTCATTTGTTTAACAGTTACAGAAATCACTGAAATGTTAGGTAAGTACAAGGACACACTCAACATTGTCCTCCGGTGATTATTTCTTCAGATAACCAAAGgagagaaatgaagagaaacaaGCGCCAATCAGAAGCAAACTTTGATGAGGAAGACTTGGAAGCTGCTTCTGAAGAAGTAAACCCCAGGTCACACACTGTGCAGCTGACTCAAGAGCTTGGCCACCAGGCTAATGAAACCAGGCCAATGGCACAAGAAACTGATCAAACATTTAATCCAAACAACCCATACAACGTAAGTATTTGCATTGTAATCTTCTTTCAGAGCCCGGGACTGTATTGGACAGGTAACACTTGTAATGTGGGgcttgtcttttattttttttccttaatctgCATAGTCTTTGCTTGTTCAGCTTTTCTAGGAAATAACAGACTAGTAAAACACTTAAGAAGCTAAAAAATGTCTTCCCTCTGTCCTCTTCTTCCAGTTTGCATTTGATTTCAAGCACAAGTGCTTGAGGTCACAAGGTTAAGGCAAGTTGATGCCAAGTTGCTTTTTGAAGTTTCCAGATCCATATGGAAACAGCACTGGAGATCTGACAAGGGTAGCATCTTCTAGAAA
This genomic interval carries:
- the CNMD gene encoding leukocyte cell-derived chemotaxin 1, yielding MAEGSEKVPIARVGPDDVELCLPPAYAAAAPPGPGRLLKAGAAVLIAGALLLLAGAIGAFYFWKATERQVYNVHYTMSINGKVQDGSMEIDAGNNLETFKTGSGSEEAVEVHDFQIGITGIRFAEGEKCYIKAQPKAHIPEVDAMAKVSLSSELEDEIMPVRFDKNSLIWVAADEPIKHNSFLSPKILELCRDLPIFWLRPTYPKDNQRREMKRNKRQSEANFDEEDLEAASEEVNPRSHTVQLTQELGHQANETRPMAQETDQTFNPNNPYNQLEGEGMAFDPMLDHLGVCCIECRRSYTQCQRICEPLMGYHPWPYNYQGCRTACRIIMPCSWWVARIMGVV